A genomic window from Planococcus rifietoensis includes:
- the cls gene encoding cardiolipin synthase produces the protein MGGGIAISFEWLSTISNIFIIVNVVLAFFILFFERKTASSAWAWILILFFIPILGFVLYLLFGKPLRRSRLNRPVAYENRDFTDLKDRQLAEMKSRSFQPPAALEEKWMDIVQMNAARTDAPLSTAADIQIFNDGKRKFDALFDDIRAASKHIHLQYFILNDDDLGQALLALLTEKAQQGVKVLVLYDDLGSSSLPKHFFDAFHGAGGKSAAFLPAMLTSINPRLNHRNHRKLVVIDGRVGYTGGFNVGDEYIGKKKEFGYWRDTHLRIEGQAVHSLQNRFFIDWNQAAEKYPMKYAETYFPKMDHPSGVPMQLVASGPLETHEDIKNGYLKMIHHARESIYLQTPYFIPDKSIMDALRTAALGGVDVQLMIPHLADHLFVHSATLSFARELLEDGVKVYSYQNGFLHAKTLVVDRQAFSVGSANMDVRSFALNFELNAFVYDAGSAQEMADLFLQDRKLCVELTEADFKKQHWIEKAKQDIAKLVSPIL, from the coding sequence GTGGGAGGAGGGATTGCAATTTCATTCGAATGGCTCAGCACGATCAGTAATATTTTCATCATCGTCAATGTGGTTCTGGCGTTTTTCATTTTATTTTTTGAGCGGAAAACGGCTTCTTCGGCATGGGCCTGGATTTTGATCCTGTTCTTTATCCCGATCCTCGGCTTTGTGCTGTATTTATTGTTCGGAAAACCCCTGAGGCGCAGCCGTCTGAATCGGCCAGTTGCCTATGAGAACCGTGACTTTACCGATCTGAAGGATCGCCAGCTTGCGGAAATGAAATCAAGAAGCTTCCAGCCGCCTGCTGCACTCGAAGAGAAATGGATGGATATTGTTCAAATGAATGCTGCGCGGACTGATGCGCCTTTGTCGACAGCCGCTGATATTCAAATCTTCAATGATGGCAAACGGAAGTTTGATGCTTTGTTCGACGATATCCGCGCTGCCTCAAAACATATCCACCTCCAGTATTTCATCCTTAATGACGACGATCTTGGCCAAGCACTTTTGGCACTGCTGACTGAAAAAGCGCAGCAAGGTGTCAAAGTCCTGGTCTTATACGACGATTTGGGATCGAGCAGCCTGCCGAAGCATTTCTTTGATGCGTTCCACGGAGCAGGGGGCAAGTCGGCTGCATTTTTGCCGGCCATGCTGACGAGCATCAATCCGCGGCTCAATCACCGAAACCACCGGAAACTCGTTGTCATTGACGGACGTGTCGGCTACACCGGTGGCTTTAATGTCGGTGACGAATACATCGGCAAGAAAAAAGAGTTCGGCTATTGGCGCGATACACATCTGCGCATTGAAGGGCAAGCGGTGCATTCCCTGCAAAACCGCTTTTTCATCGACTGGAACCAGGCCGCTGAAAAATATCCGATGAAGTATGCGGAAACCTATTTTCCGAAAATGGATCATCCGTCCGGTGTCCCGATGCAACTGGTGGCAAGCGGTCCACTGGAAACGCATGAAGACATCAAGAATGGCTATTTGAAGATGATTCATCATGCCCGGGAATCGATTTATTTGCAGACGCCTTATTTCATCCCGGATAAATCCATCATGGATGCACTTAGGACGGCGGCGCTCGGCGGGGTGGACGTGCAGTTGATGATTCCGCATTTGGCGGATCACCTCTTCGTCCATTCGGCGACGCTGTCCTTTGCCCGCGAATTGCTCGAAGACGGCGTCAAAGTCTATAGCTACCAGAACGGGTTTCTGCATGCCAAAACACTCGTTGTTGACAGACAGGCATTCTCGGTCGGCTCTGCCAATATGGATGTCCGCAGCTTTGCCTTGAATTTTGAATTGAACGCCTTCGTTTACGATGCTGGCTCGGCACAGGAAATGGCGGATCTGTTTCTGCAGGACCGCAAGCTCTGTGTCGAATTAACCGAAGCGGACTTCAAGAAACAGCATTGGATTGAAAAAGCCAAACAGGACATTGCCAAATTGGTGTCGCCAATTTTATAA
- a CDS encoding SDR family oxidoreductase yields the protein MGKLQDKVTVVTGAATGIGKATAELFAQEGAIVLLADIKEEELQETVAKINENGGTAKSFQVNIAKEEDVTSFANQVKEQYGTVYALFNNAGIDQEGGKVHEYPVDLFDDITATDLRGTFLMSKYFIPLMMDNGGAIVNNASMSGSFADLDRSGYNAAKGGIINFTKSIAIEYGRSGIRANSVSPGTIETPLIDELAGSKEEEAGREFRESNRWLAPLGRLGLPKEIATTVLFLVSSDSSYLTGQDIVVDGGLTAYTWPGKMVMDDSWKKTTTKEQ from the coding sequence ATGGGTAAATTACAAGATAAAGTAACCGTCGTTACAGGCGCAGCGACAGGCATCGGGAAAGCGACGGCAGAACTGTTTGCACAAGAAGGCGCGATTGTCCTGCTTGCGGATATTAAAGAAGAAGAATTGCAGGAAACAGTCGCTAAGATCAACGAAAACGGCGGCACGGCGAAAAGCTTCCAGGTGAATATCGCCAAGGAAGAGGACGTCACATCTTTCGCCAATCAAGTAAAAGAACAATACGGAACGGTTTATGCGTTGTTTAATAACGCCGGTATCGACCAAGAAGGCGGCAAAGTGCATGAGTATCCGGTCGATTTGTTCGACGACATCACTGCTACTGACTTGCGCGGCACTTTCTTGATGAGCAAATATTTCATCCCGCTCATGATGGACAATGGCGGAGCGATCGTCAACAACGCTTCAATGTCCGGCAGCTTTGCCGATTTGGACCGCTCCGGCTATAACGCAGCAAAAGGCGGCATCATCAACTTCACGAAATCCATCGCCATCGAATACGGAAGATCCGGCATCCGCGCCAATTCCGTATCCCCTGGCACGATTGAAACACCGCTGATCGATGAATTAGCTGGCTCTAAAGAAGAAGAAGCCGGACGTGAGTTCAGAGAAAGCAATAGATGGCTCGCTCCTCTAGGACGCCTTGGCTTACCGAAGGAAATCGCTACGACGGTATTGTTCCTCGTCTCAAGCGACAGCTCTTACCTGACAGGCCAGGACATCGTCGTCGACGGTGGGCTTACCGCTTACACATGGCCGGGCAAAATGGTCATGGACGACAGCTGGAAAAAAACGACCACAAAAGAACAATAA
- a CDS encoding MEDS domain-containing protein, which produces MRSKMNQLLETQRNVHVLYAFDGAETYAQQLLNYIDEGIHAGEYILVVENERMTRELKPHLEERYTEKQLKLVQFVNSLHFYWSSGSYHPPAIHEYFTKTVAPYIENELSFRSWAHVEWESVKEPLFLIEDFEKIADRAVDEYQFPLVCAYEKKKMPLHLTESLMKTHPYVLLEDELIASPQYQSVSNQA; this is translated from the coding sequence TTGAGAAGCAAGATGAATCAATTGCTTGAAACCCAGCGCAATGTTCACGTATTGTATGCTTTCGATGGAGCCGAAACTTATGCGCAGCAGCTATTGAATTACATAGATGAAGGAATTCATGCTGGCGAATACATTTTAGTCGTGGAAAACGAACGGATGACCCGTGAACTTAAGCCGCACCTAGAGGAACGGTATACTGAAAAACAACTAAAGCTGGTACAATTCGTTAATAGCCTTCATTTCTATTGGTCGAGTGGAAGTTACCATCCACCCGCCATCCATGAGTATTTCACCAAAACGGTGGCGCCTTATATTGAAAACGAATTAAGCTTCCGCTCATGGGCGCATGTGGAATGGGAAAGTGTGAAAGAACCGCTATTCCTTATAGAAGATTTCGAAAAAATTGCAGATCGCGCGGTGGATGAATATCAATTCCCACTGGTTTGTGCGTATGAAAAAAAGAAGATGCCTCTTCATTTAACGGAAAGTTTGATGAAAACCCATCCATATGTCTTATTGGAAGACGAATTGATTGCTTCGCCTCAGTACCAATCAGTATCGAACCAGGCTTAA
- a CDS encoding potassium channel family protein — protein sequence MISLILTLKRLLSAIYRIGKEPLFRTLLLTLAFIVLSGTLFYYQIEGWSLFDAFYFAFVSLIPTGVDTGLVPSGNLSRSFTMIYLAVGVGVMVMVLMRLAYAVVKLERPEQLDVKANQAKSTPKQKTK from the coding sequence ATGATTTCACTTATACTGACCTTAAAACGCTTGCTGTCCGCCATCTACCGCATTGGCAAAGAGCCCTTATTCAGGACTTTGCTGCTGACTTTGGCGTTCATCGTGCTGTCGGGAACTTTGTTCTATTATCAAATAGAAGGCTGGTCCTTGTTTGATGCTTTTTACTTTGCGTTCGTCAGCCTGATTCCAACCGGAGTCGATACGGGTCTCGTACCTAGCGGCAACTTGAGCCGAAGCTTTACGATGATTTATTTGGCTGTCGGTGTTGGTGTAATGGTCATGGTGTTGATGAGGCTCGCGTATGCGGTAGTGAAACTTGAGCGGCCCGAGCAATTGGACGTGAAGGCAAACCAAGCAAAGTCTACACCGAAACAAAAAACTAAATAG
- a CDS encoding GAF domain-containing protein, whose protein sequence is MHHQTISPSRKFQNFNDAANQILNMLSKQMDINTLFIAENDGKTNTIKKAFNRHEELVVEDSQSPLDQTFCSLAINYGQEPLLIEDISKDDNAGKLEISAQFGNGAFIGIPIYYESGEVYGTICGLDKQPVSFTEEQQEMFEMMSSLLSYILELDKAQKEIQTLSSPLVPLSDEISILPIIGHITLERAYQLIEDVVMKASEGIDYLILDFSGITQIDPRIEDPLLDLIKALKIMGITPIITGILPTMAMKVPHFAHSLKGERMEATLKIAIDQLGFALIQKNSYENGLSK, encoded by the coding sequence ATGCACCATCAGACAATCAGCCCTTCCAGAAAATTTCAGAACTTCAATGATGCAGCTAATCAGATCTTGAACATGTTGAGCAAGCAAATGGACATCAACACGCTATTCATTGCTGAAAATGACGGAAAAACCAATACCATCAAGAAAGCGTTCAATAGACACGAAGAACTGGTAGTGGAAGACAGCCAATCGCCGCTTGACCAGACCTTCTGCAGTTTAGCGATTAATTATGGGCAGGAGCCGCTATTGATCGAAGATATCTCAAAAGACGACAATGCCGGCAAGCTTGAGATTTCGGCGCAATTCGGCAACGGTGCGTTCATCGGGATCCCGATCTATTACGAAAGCGGGGAAGTGTACGGCACGATTTGCGGCTTGGACAAGCAACCGGTTTCGTTCACCGAAGAGCAGCAGGAGATGTTCGAGATGATGTCGTCCTTGCTGAGCTATATCTTGGAACTCGACAAAGCCCAAAAGGAAATCCAGACCTTGTCGTCTCCGCTCGTGCCCTTGTCGGATGAGATTTCGATCTTGCCGATTATAGGCCATATTACGCTTGAACGCGCTTATCAATTGATCGAGGATGTCGTGATGAAAGCAAGTGAAGGCATCGATTACCTGATCTTGGATTTCTCGGGCATTACACAAATCGATCCGCGCATCGAAGATCCTCTCCTGGATTTGATTAAAGCTTTGAAGATCATGGGAATCACCCCGATCATTACCGGCATTTTGCCGACGATGGCTATGAAAGTCCCGCATTTCGCCCATTCCTTGAAAGGCGAACGAATGGAAGCGACGCTGAAGATCGCCATCGATCAGCTCGGATTCGCCTTGATTCAGAAAAATTCCTACGAAAACGGCCTTTCGAAATAA